From the Limibacillus sp. genome, the window TGGTCGCCATGGGCTGCACCATCGGGCAGGGCGTCACCGGGGTTGGAACCCTGGCCTTGACCTCCTTCCTGGCGCTGGCCTCGATCTGGATCGGCGGCATCGTGGGCGTGCGGATCCTGGTCTACGGCGGCTTCACGCCGCTCTTCGTCGACCGCTCTTGAGGCGTCCCGCCGGGGACCGCGCTTGAGGCGTCCCGCCGACGGCTGCTCTTGAGGCGTCCCGACGCCTAGGGCTTCACGATGGTGTAGCCCATCTGGTCCAGCTCCATCAGGCGCGCCACGCCCGCCACCACATAGCCGGAGAACTCGAAGATCGGCGGTTCCGCTCCCTCGATCCGCGTGATGGTGTCGATGGTGTTGCCGCAGGCGACGAAGCTGACGTTTGGCATGGAGGCGACGAAGTTTTCCAGCCGGTCGGCGATTGGCGAGGTGTCCTTGCGCAGCATGTGGAGCCCGGCGTTGAAGGCGATGATCTCGACCTCCAGCACCTCGCCGCGTTCGCTGTAGAACTGCGAGACGTTGGTCGCGATGGAGAGCGCCGAGTTCATCTTGTCGACGTCGTTGTCGGTGACGTAGAGCGCCAGATAGTGGTCGGCGAAGCCCTGCTGCGCCTTGGCCGCCAGCGGCGGCGCGAGCAGGGCCAGACCTAGAAGAGCGGCGCAGACAATGCGGGTGAAGGACATCTGAGGTGCCTCCTGCTTCAATAATTCCTGGCTCTCAAAGAGCTTACCCCAGGAGCGGCCCGCCGACATAGCGTCCGGCGCGATTGAATGTCAGCGGCTTAACGCGGTAGAAGGTCAGTCATGCTCACCTATGCCGCCGCCGTCTTCTTCCTGATCATCACCCCGGGCCCGGGCGTTCTCTCCACCGCCGGGGTCGGCTCAAGCTTTGGCGTGCGCGCCGGGACCTACTACGTGACGGGGCTCTGGCTGGGCAACAACCTGGTCGCGCTGGCGGTGGTGAGCGGCCTGGCCGCGGCGGTCCTGGCCGTGCCCTGGATCCGGACGGTGCTGCTCTATGCGTCTGTTGCCTATCTCTTCTATCTGGCGACGCGCATCGCGCTGGCGGGCTCCAAGATCGCCTTCATCGAAAAGGCCAAGGCGCCGGGCTTCATCGGGGGCGTGATGCTCCAGGCGATCAATCCGAAGTGCTATGCGGTCAACACCACCTTCTTCTCGGGCTTCGCCTTCCTGTCCGAAGCGCCGCTCTGGGAGGTGATCATCAAGTTCGCGATCATGAACGCGATCTGGATCCCGATCCATTTCCTGTGGCTGGCCGCCGGCGTGACGCTCCACCGGCTCGACCTGCCGCAGCGCACGCAGTTCATCATCAATATCCTGATGGCGCTTTCCATGCTGGCGGTCGTCGCCCTGGCGGCCTTCGCGCCAACTCAGTAGAGCGGCCAAGAAGCAGAGCGGCTGAAACAGCGGTCATGAAAAAAGGGCCGGGCGGGACTTGCCCGCACCGGCCCACTCCAGGTCCGTCATGCCTGCTGGCGGCTTGATTTTTTATTATGCCGCCAGCGTAGCGGAGGCGCCTACGGTCTCTTTTTCGGGGACCTTGGCGCCACGGGTGCTTCGCTCACCCGCATCCTCAGAAAGGATGACGTCGTGCAGAAGGCTGATGGCCTTCTCGTAGTCCGACTCGCTGAGCACGAACTGCAGGTCGACCCAACGGCTCGGGCAGATGCTGGCGAGCGGCTCGATGCCGCCCTTGTCCAGCGCCGAGAGGGCCTTGCTGAAGAGCGGCGCGCTCTTCAGCTTCGCCCCGATGATCGACACGATGGCGACCTTGCGCGTGCGCAACTCGGCCTCCGGGCGTTCCTCCTGGATCGCCGTCATGGCCCTGCGCACCTGCTTCAAGGGCGCCTGCACGTAGTGGGTCACGGAGTTGGCGTTGATCGACTTCGTGACGGTGGGAATGTTGAAGCGTGACAGCGCGCGGATAACCGGCTCCTCGCTGCCGGGTTCGCCGACGTGGTCCTGGTCGAAGACCTCCAGTTCCACGGCCGAGGCGAGACCCGTGACGATCTCCGGACCCGCTTGCTCGGGCTCCCAGCCATCGAGGATGGCGGTGCCGGGGTGCTCGGGCTCGAAGGTGTTGACCACGCGCAGCGGGATGCCCTTCTGGCGCAGCGCCTTGGCCGCGCGCGGGTGGATCGCCTCCATGCCCATGTTGGAAAGCTGGTCGGCCACGTCGTAGTTGGTCTTGCCGATGGGGCGCACCTTGTCTTCGCCCACGATTTTCGGGTCGCCGGAGGAGAGGTGGTACTCCTTGTGGATCACGGCCTCGCGCGCATCGGTCAGGTAGGCGATGCGCGAGAAGGTGATCTCGGAATAACCTCGACCGTAGCGGCGCACCATGCCGTCCGGCGCCTGACTGTAGCCGGTGGCGACCGGCAGTTCGCGGCTCAGGTCCTTGCCCTCGAACGCGGCTTCGATGCGCTCGTCGAGCGAGCGGGACTGTTTGTCGCGCCAGCCGGAAAGGTCGATCAGCGTGGCCTTGACGCCCTTCTTGCGCAGCAGCAGCACGGTGTTGTGCGCCGAGTGGATTTCACCCAGAGAGCTCAACATCTCGCGCACGGTGTTGAGGTGCTCCTGGAGCTTGAAGTGGCCGTAGTTGCACAGACGGTGCAGGTCCACCAGACAGGAGCGGGTGCCCTCGATACGCTCGCGGATGAAGCTGTCGGCGGCGTTGAGGTCGGCGTCTTCATCGAAGATCTCGCGGTTGCGCGCGTACATCTTCTCGGCGACCTCGTTGAGCGCGTCGCCCCAGGCCCAATCCGATTCCGACCCTGCGTAGAGCTGGTAGACGCCCGGTTCGTGGGTCTTCTTGTTCTCGAGCAGCAGGTCGGTGAATCCGCTGTAGGCGGAGACCACGAATATGCGGTTGTAGAGTTCCTCATCGGGCGCGCCGACGCGGAAGATGTTGTTCAAGACGGCATCGGTGTCGGCCATGGAGGTTCCGCCGATCTTATGGACGGAGTGTTCCGCGGCCTCGCGGGGGGAGCGCTGTTGCGAAGAACGCTCCTGTTGATTGCTTTCTTCAGACATGACGGTTCTTGTTCCTCGTGTTTCTTGATCTGGACCAGCCGGTCGGAGGAGTCGCCGGGACCGGGGAAGCCCGGCCGGCGGTCTCCGGTCGGTTGGGGCTTAGCCCTCGACCAGAGCGTCCTCGTTCAGCTTGTAGGCGCCATCCTCGTCGTGCACCTCGCGGCCGTTAAGCGGCGGGTTGAAGACGCAGGCGAGCTTCAAGTCCTTGGAGGCACGCAGCAGGTGCTGGTCGTGCTTGTCCAGGATGTAGACCGTGCCCGGGGTGATCGGATAGACCTTCCCGTCGGAGGTGGTCTCGATCTCTCCCTCGCCTTCCATGCAATAGACGGTCTCCAGATGGTTCTTGTACCAAATGGGCGTCTCGGTTCCGGCGTAGATGGTGGTGATGTGGAAGGAGAACCCCATCTTGTCGTCGGCCAGCGAGAGCCTCGTCGACTCCCAAGTCTTGGTGACGACGCGGCGGTTGGTTTTTTCACAGTCCTGCAAAGTGCGGACAATCATTTTAATCGGCTCCTTTCGGGTCCGGTGTGAATTCAGGTTTTCTGGCGTTTATTGGGTCTCGGCGCCGTTTCACTCGGCGGCCACGACCGTGGGGGCCGCGCCCAGCACGTCGGCGAAGGCGGCCTCCAGAATATCGAAGCCCTGTTGCAGGTCCTCTTCCGGGGTGGTGAGGGCCGCAAGGCACTTCACGACCTCGTCCTCGGGACCGCTGGTCTCGATGATCAGGCCACGCTCGAAGGCGGCGGCGCAGATCTTCCCGGCCGTCTCGCCGGAGGTGAGCGCGATGCCCTGCATCATGCCGCGGCCGCGCAGTTCCCGCGTGACCCGCGGATAGGCTTCGGCCAGCGCTTCGAAACGGCGGCGGATCAGCTCGCCCTTGTGGCGCACGCGCCAGGCGAGGCTGTCGTCCGCCCAGAACTTCTCCAGCGCGACCTTGGCGGTCACGAAGGCATGGTTGTTGCCGCGGAAGGTCCCGTTGTGCTCACCCGGGCTCCAGACGTCCAGGTCACGGCGGATCAGGGTCACCGCCATGGGCAGACCCATGCCGGAGAGCGACTTGGAGAGCGTCACGATGTCCGGCTGAATGGCGGCCGGCTCAAAGGAGAAGAAGGTGCCGGTGCGCCCGCAGCCCGCCTGAATGTCATCGACGATCAGCAGCATGTCGTGCTTGCGGCAGGTCTCCTCCAGGCGTTTCAGCCACTCGAAGCTGGCGGCGTTGAGGCCGCCCTCGCCCTGCACGCACTCGACGATCACGGCGGCCGGCAGGGTGACGCCCGAAGAGGCGTCGCTCAAGACGCGGTCCAAGTAGGCGACCGTGTCCACGCCCTCGCCCATGTAGCCGTCGAAGGGCAGGGTGGGGGAATGCTCGAGCGGCACGCCGGCGGCGCCGCGGTGATGTTCGTTGCCGGTCACGGCGAGCGCGCCCAGCGTCACGCCGTGGAAGCCGTTGGTGAAGGAGATGACGCCTTCGCGGCCCTTGATGCGGCGGGCCAGCTTCAGCGCGGCCTCGACGCAGTTGGCGCCGGTCGGGCCGGTGAACTGCACCACGTGGTCCATGCCGCGCGGCTCCAGGATCAAGCGCTCGAAGCTTTCCAGGAACTCGGCCTTGGCCTTGGTGTGCATGTCCAGACCCTGGGTGATTCCGCCGGACTGGATGTAGCTCGCCAGCGCGGCGGCCATGTCAGGGTCGTTATGGCCGTAGTTGAGGCTGCCCGCGCCGCAGAGGAAGTCGAGATAGCGCTCGCCCTCGGCGTTGGTCAGCCAGGCGCCTTCAGCCGTCTCGAAGGTCGTGGGGAAGGAGCGCGCGTAGCTCATGACCTTGGACTCGCGGCGTTCGAAAACGGTGGGAGTGTTATCGTTAGACATGACGGTAGTCTCCTTGGTGTCTCAATGCGAAGGTGTGTAGGAGGCGGCCCGCCCCGCTCACTGCCGGGCAGGCGCCAACTCTCGTTCGTTTCTTGGTGATTATCGGTAGCGGCTGATCTCGGTTCGGATCAGGCAGCCGTCCTTAACGGCTCGATACCCTCGGCGGGCGGGAAGTCCGCCACGGCCTGCGGGTCGAAGGGGCCGATCTGCCAGAGCACTTCGCTCGGCGCGTCCCCATCGAAATGCTTCTCCTCGTCGAACAGGACCCGATTCTTGACGTCGGCTTCCAGCCTGTCGGCGAGCGCGGAGAACAATCCCTGGGAGGGCTTGTTCGAACGCGTGATGGTGGTGTGCAGCGAGGTGACCTCGTTGCAGACCGGGCGGCGCAGCAGATCCAGGATCATATGCTGGGCCAGACTGCGGCCGCGCGCCTTCTTGTCGACGGCGACCTGCCAGATGAACAGCGTGTCGTCCTGCTTGGGCAGGAGATAGCCGGAGACGAATCCGACGATCTCGCCATCCATCTCGGCCACCACGCAGGTGTCGTTGAAGTGAGAGCATTGCAAAAGGTTGCAGTAGACGGAGTTCTCGTCCAGCGGCTTGCAGCGCTCGATAAGCTCATTGACGGCGGTGCCGTCGTCCGCGCGCGGGGCGCGGAGAATGATGGGCTCTTCCTCGTTGGCGAAGTCGGAAGAACGCCCGGTGACGATGTCGGCCTGGAGTTTCATGCTTTCCCGATTTGGTTAATTACGTTCCGGTCGGCTCGCAGGAGGGAATGTAGTGGAAGCGACCTCAAATATCAAGGATGCGTCATAAAAAGCGCTGTAAGTCCCGGAAAACTGCGGTTCTCAGAGCGACATTTTTGTCGAATCGACGACAGCCTTGAGGGGCGCGTTCATAACAATTCCTCTGAGGAAACATTTATTAATCAACGCTTTAGCGTTCGTCTCCTCCTTGAGCCCCTGGGTTCGAGCCTCCTCTACGTGGGCCTTCGCGCCGCGATGTCAAACGAAGTCTCCTCAGAAAAGCCGTTCAGGCGCTCCAAAGGAGGCTGACCCGCCCGGTGAAAGCTGTGCTAGCGTTCGGCCCATGGCGGAGGAGCGCGATTCGGTCATCGTCGTCGGGGCGGGTATGGGCGGTCTGAGCGCCGCCGCCGATCTTGCGCGGCGGGGCGCGAAGGTGACGCTGCTCGAACGCATGGCCTATCCGGGCGGCAAGCTGCGTCAGGTCGAGGCCCGAGGCCTGGGCGTCGACGCCGGTCCCACCGTCTTCACCATGCGCTGGATCTTCGAGGGACTCTTCGAGGACTGCGGCCAGCGCCTCTCCGACGCCTTATCCCTGGAGCCCATGAGCCTGCTCGCCCGCCATGCCTGGCGGGCAGGCGGACGCCTCGACCTCTTCGCCGAGGAGGACCGCTCCGCCGAGGCCATCGCCGCCTTTGCGGGCGCGAAGGAGGCGGCGGGCTACCGGGCCTTCTGCGCCAGGGCGCGGGAGGTCTATCTGACGCTGCGAGACAGCTATATCGCCGCACAGCGCCCCTCTCCCTTGGACCTGACGCTGCGGGTGGGCGCCCATCGCCTGGGCGCACTCTGGCGTCTGCGGCCATTCGACAGGCTGATGCCCGCGCTGGGCGCGTATTTCGAGGACCCGCGTCTGCGCCAGCTCTTCGGGCGCTACGCCACCTATTGCGGCTCTTCGCCCTATCTGGCACCGGCCACGCTGATGCTGGTGGCGCACGTCGAGCAGGATGGGGTCTGGCGGGTCGAAGGCGGCATCCGCAAGGTCGCCGAGGCGCTCGCGGCCTTGGCCGTGAGTCAGGGCGCGGAACTCCGGTACGGGGCGTCGGTCGAACGCCTTCTGGTCGAAGGCGGTCGGGTGACGGGCGTTGAGCTGGCGGGCGGGGAGCGTCTGATAGCGGGCTCCGTGGTCTTCAACGGGGATGTCTCAGCGCTGGGCCAGGGCTTGCTGGGGGAGGAGCTGCGGCGGGCCGCGCCGGTGACGCCGCCGCCCGCGCGCTCCCTCTCCGCCGTGACTTGGTGCCTCAACACCAAGACCCGCGGCTTTCCGCTGGCCCATCACAACGTCTTCTTCGCCGAGGACTACGAGCGGGAGTTCGCGGAAATCTTCCAGCGCCGGGGCATTACCGACGCGCCGACGGTCTACCTCTGCGCCCAGGACCGCGGGGAGGGGCTGGCCGATCCCGGGGACGCGCCCGAACGCCTGCTTCTTCTGATCAACGCGCCCGCCGACGGTGACAGCGCGCCAATGGACGAGGCTCTGATGGCGGAGCTATGGGGGCGCACGGAACGCTTGCTTTCCCGCTGCGGCCTGGAGCTTGAGGGAGGCCCTGAGAGCGGCGTGGCCACGGGACCGGCGGGCTTCGATGCGCTTTTCCCCGGCACCGGCGGCGCGCTCTACGGGCGCGCCAATCACGGAGCCTTCGGATCCTTCCAGCGCCTGGGCGCGGCCTCTCGCCTGCCGGGTCTTTACCTGGCGGGCGGATCGGTTCATCCGGGTCCCGGCATCCCCATGGCGGCGATGTCCGGGCGCCTCGCCGCCGCGCGCATTTTCGAGGGGGCCTAGAGCGCTGATTTTTGGACGCGGGCCCTGGTGAATGCTGCTAGGCTTGCGGGCAACAGGCAGGTGGCCGGAGGAAACAAGCAAGGAATGCCCGACAGCCAGACCGAAGAGACCCCCAAGGCGGAGACCGGCGGGGGAGGAGCCCGCGCCATCGTGATCGGCGCAGGCTTCGGCGGTTTGGCCGCCGCCGTGCGCCTGGGCGCGCGGGGCTACCGCGTGACGCTGCTGGAGAAGCTGGATGCGCCGGGCGGGCGGGCCTACACCTTTCGCCAGGATGGCTTCACCTTTGACGCCGGGCCTACCATCATCACGGCCCCCTACCTCTTCGAGGACCTCTGGGCGCTCTGCGGCAAGAAGCTCGCCGACCATGTCGAGCTGCGCGCCATCGACCCCTTCTACAAGATCCGCTTCGACGACGGCATGGTGTTCAACTACAGCGGCAGCCAGGAGGCCATGCGGGCCGAGGTCGCCCGCTTCGCGCCCGAGGACGTCGCCGGGTTCGACCGCTTCATGGAGGTCAGCCGGGACATCTACGAGGTCGCCTTCGAGGAACTGGCCGACGTTCCCTTCCACAGCCTGGGCTTCACGCTGAAGTCCACGCCCGACCTGATCCGCCTGGGTGGGCACCGTTCGGTCTATTCCACGGTCTGCAAGTACTTCACCAATCCGCACTTGAGAGTGGTCTTTTCCTTCCATCCGCTCTTGATCGGCGGCAACCCGCTTTCGGCGACGGCCTACTACTGCCTGATCGCCCATCTGGAGCGAAAGCACGGCGTGCATTTCGCACTGGGCGGCACCGGCGCGCTGGTCAGGGGCCTCTGCGATCTGATCGAGGGGCAGGGCGGGCGGCTGCGATACGACTGCGAGGTGGAGCAGATCCTGTCCGAGGGCGGTCGCGCAACCGGTGTCCGGCTCAAGGGCGGAGAGACCCTGTCGGCCGATATCGTGGTGTCCAACGCCGACAGCGCCTGGACCTATCAGAAGCTCCTTTCCGAGCGGCCGCGCAAGCGCTGGAGCGACCGCAAGCTGGAGAGGCGGGATTTCTCCATGAGCCTCTTCGTCTGGTACTTCGGGACCAAGCGCCGCTACGAGGATGTCTATCACCACACCATGGTGCTGGGGCCGCGCTACGAGGAACTGCTGCGCGACATCTTCCAGCGCAAACGGCTGGCCGAGGACTTCTCGCTTTATCTGCACCGCCCAAGCGCCAGCGACCCCTCTTTGGCGCCCGAGGGCTGCGACGCCTTCTATGTATTGGCGCCCGTTCCCCATCTCGGCGCCGGGGTGGATTGGCGCGAGCGGGCGGAACCCTATCGCCAGGCGATCGAGAAGCGCCTGGAGGAGACGCTGCTGCCGGGGCTCTCCAAGGAGATCGTGACCTCGCGGCTGCTGACCCCGCTCGACTTTCAGGACCGGCTGCTCTCGGTCAAGGGTGCGGCCTTCGCGATTGAGCCCAAGCTCTTTCAGTCGGCCTGGTTCCGGCCGCACAACCGTTCGGAGGAGCTGGAGAACCTGTTCCTGGTCGGCGCCGGGACCCATCCGGGCGCGGGCGTTCCGGGGGTGCTGTCCTCTGCGCGCATCCTCGATGAGGTGGCGCCCGACCCGGCAGTTTTCTTGGCGCCTGGAGCCCATCGGTAAAGCTTTTTAACATTGAGAAATCCGAAGACCGGGATACCGTTCTGTCCGATAATGGACGGATCGACGAGTAGGGAGAGACGAAAATGCGGATGTTTGTAATCGAGAGGGACCTCCCGGCGGTCGGCAGCATGGAGCATCATGAGCTTCGCGAGGCCGCGCAGAAGTCCAATGAAGCGCTGAAGCAACTGGCCCCGAGGGTGCAGTGGCAGCACTCCTATGTCGCGGGCGACAAGACCTTCTGCGTCTATCTGGCCGAGGATGAAGGCGCGATCCAAGAGCACGCCGAACTCTCGGGCTTTCCGGCCACAAAGGTGACCGAGATCAAGCGCATGATAGACCCCACCACGGCCAAGAGCTGAGGCGGATTCTTTCAGTCGTCGAGGTCAGGAGGCGGGCGACGCCGGGCCGGCGGAGCCGGCGGCGCGCGCCCTGCGCGGGCGGGCGACCTGTCGGCGGTGATAGATGATCAGGGTCAGGCCGACGATCAGCGGCACCGACCAGAGCGCGGGCGTGAGCGCCGCTTCCGGCAGGAAGCGCACGGCCCCGAAGGCGAAGAAGGCGGTGTAGACCGAAATGCCCGCGCCGACCAGCGCCTTGATGTGTTCCAGAAGCCAGTCCTTCGCCCCCGGCTTCTGCTTCAGCAGGAACCAGAGGTTGGTTCCCACCGTCGCGAAGCCGACCAGCGAAATGGCCATCATCAGCGGTTGCCCGATCAGGTAACCCTGATAGAGGCAGTTGACCGAGGCCAGGGTCAGGACTCCCTGCAGGGCCATGTTCTTCCATTCGCGGTTGGCGGCGTGGTTCAGCTTGTTGCGGATCGCCAGCCAGCCGTACCAGGCGAGGTTGATGGTGAGGATCGCCAGATAGAGCATCATCCAGCCGAAGATGCCGCGGATGGTCACGGCGTCGCCGAAATCCGGATGGGCCATCAGATGCGGATGGGTTTCCACCGGGGCCAGGATGGTCGTGATCGAGATCAGGATCGCGAGGCTTCCCGTGGCCAGCATGGAATAGGTGAAGACCTTGCCGCCCAGGCGGTGCGCCTGTGCGCCCTTCTTGCCCAGCACCGGAACCCAGAAAGCCAAGAGGCCGACCGACCCGGTGATGATGTGGCCGGTGACGAAGAGATGGAATGCCGCCTCGAAAGTCATGGCCTTACTATCAGGCAAAAGTGTAAAGATGTATAGACACCTGCCGCCGTCATCTTCGCCAATGGACCGCCCTTAAGCCATGCACAGCCCGCCCCTGCAACGCCCGCTCCTGTACTGCCCGCCGCGACCCAAACCGCTTTCGCCGCTCGGCGGGTTGATCCGCACGGCGCTCTCAGGCGAGGGCAACCTCCTGAGCCTGCTGCCGGCGGCGGCTTACAAGATGCCGGTCGGCTACCTCGGTTATTCGCGCCGCTCGATCCTGATCATCAACGACCCGGCGGCGGCGCGTTCCATCATGACCGACCCCAGCGGCATCTATCCGAAGAACGACCTGATGGTCGGTGCGCTGGAGCCGCTGGTCGGCGATTCCATCTTCGTCTCCAGCGGGGAGACCTGGCAGCGCCAGCGCCGCATGATCGACCCGGCCTTCACCCTGATCCGCATCAACCGGGCCTTCGAGGCCATGCGCGCCGCCGTCGACGACTATGAAGACCACCTGGACGGCCTGGCCGAGAGTGGCGAGACCTTCTCGCTCGACCTGGCCATGAGCCACCTCACCGCCGACATCATCTGCCGCACGGTCTTCACCACGCCCTTGAAGTCGGAGACCGCCAAGGCCGTCTACGAGGACTTCGCGCTCTTCGAGCGCAGCGTCTCCCACGTCGAGCTGAAGCGGCTCATCTTCGACAAGCCCTGGTCCAAGGTGCCGCAGCATGAGGAGGTGCTGGCCGCCTGCCAGCGCATCCGCCAACACCTGGGCGAGCTGCTGGACAGCCATCTGGAAGAGGGCGGGCGAGACTACAACGACATCGCCTCGGCCATCATCACGGCGCGCGATCCCGAAAGCGGCGAGGCCTTCACCCGCGAGGAACTGATCGACCAGCTTGGCGTCTTCTTCCTGGCGGGGCACGAGACCACGGCCAGCGTGCTGACCTGGGTCTTCTTCATCGCCGCCACCCAGCCGGAGGTGCTGGCGCGTCTCCGCGCCGAGGTGGAGGAGGTGGTGGGCGCGGGCGAGGTGACCTTCGAGCACACCAAGAAGCTGGTCTATACCCGCAATGTCTTCCGGGAGACGCTTCGGCTCTATCCGCCCATCACCTTCATCCCGCGCGTTGCCGCCGAGGCCACGCAGATCGGGCGCTTCAAGGTGAAGAAGGGGGCCATGATCATGATCTCCCCCTGGACCATGCACCGCCACGAAGCCTATTGGGACAACCCCCACGCCTTCGACCCCGACCGCTTCAGCCCGGACCGGGAGAGTCGCATCACGCAAGCCGCCTACATCCCCTTCGGACAGGGGCCGCGGGTCTGCATCGGGGCGGCCTTCGCGACGGTGGAGAGCGCGTTGATCCTGGCGCGCCTGCTGCGGCGCTTCGATTTCGAGGTGCTGGAGCCTGAGAAGGTCCGCCCCGTCGCGCGCCTGACCACGCGCCCGGCCGAGCAGATACGCCTCAAGGTGCGCCGGGCTGCGGGGTAGGCACCGCGCCGCCGTCCGGCGGCTCCGTCCAGAGGATGTCGCGGGTCGCCGCTTCCCCGAAGGTCAGGCCCTGGAAGATCGAGGGCAGCAGGATCTCATAGGAGGTGAAGGTCATCAGCAGAAGCGGCAGGGGATCGTGCCAGGCCCAGGTGACGTCCCTGGACCCCAAGAGCTGGCGCAGCTTTGCGCGAAAATCCTTGCCGGTGAATAGCGCCGCCTGCGTCTCCGTCAGGCAGGGCAGGACCTGTTGCAGCCGGGTCTCCTTCCGGAAGGGCACAGGGGTCCGCGCGCCCGGATCGATCACCGCCTGGGCCAGCGCGCGCGGCTCCAGGAAATGGATGCCGCTGGTGACCCTGGGGTTGCACTCGATCGCCTGACAGGGGCCGCCCTCGGGCTCGATGAAGTCAAAGGAGATGAAGCCGGAATAGCCGCTCTTCTCCAAGAAGCGGTCGATCCAGGAAAGCGCGGTCTCGGGTTCTTCGGCCCGCCGGAAGGCGACCGCGACGCTGCCGGAAAAGACCGTTCCCTCATAGACCACCGTCGCCCGCGCCTTGCCGTTCTCGGCCAGGGTGAAGCTGGAGAGGTGGCGTCCCTCCAGCTTTGCCTGAACCACCGTGGGCGGGAGGCTGCCGGGCGTAGGCAGGGCCTCTCCCCGTTGCAGGAACTTCAAGCCGCTTCCCGAACAGCTATGGACCT encodes:
- a CDS encoding ATP-grasp domain-containing protein, producing the protein MAPTVLLTLGRLPKALDLARGFAEAGWRVVIAEPFRWHLARVSRSVDKCIRLPSPVQDPAGYRRALLEAIRSEGVSLVVPVSEEALHVVAAAPQLPPGVRLFSEPLERLLALHDKLRFIRLAGDYGLPAPETHLLGRPEAADLAGRSATVLKQVHSCSGSGLKFLQRGEALPTPGSLPPTVVQAKLEGRHLSSFTLAENGKARATVVYEGTVFSGSVAVAFRRAEEPETALSWIDRFLEKSGYSGFISFDFIEPEGGPCQAIECNPRVTSGIHFLEPRALAQAVIDPGARTPVPFRKETRLQQVLPCLTETQAALFTGKDFRAKLRQLLGSRDVTWAWHDPLPLLLMTFTSYEILLPSIFQGLTFGEAATRDILWTEPPDGGAVPTPQPGAP